Proteins encoded within one genomic window of Candidatus Omnitrophota bacterium:
- a CDS encoding metal ABC transporter permease, protein MLEFLEALRAQTFMQNAMIMGILASFACGVIGSYVVVKRIVFISGGIAHTILGGMGFAYYMGWHPMTGAIPCALAAALAIGVVTLRTRTREDTIIGALWAVGMAVGVIFISLTPGYNADLMSYLFGNILMVAQEDIYAIGLLDALIALIVFLFYKQFLAICFDEEYARLQGVRVEAMYLLLLCLIALTVVALIQVVGIILVIALLTLPAAVAGHYARSLGQMMLLAVLLGIAFTASGMAVSYQPDLPAGATIIIIAGTVYLLSTLYKELKIRGQKHPAANS, encoded by the coding sequence GTGCTGGAATTCTTGGAAGCGCTGCGCGCGCAAACTTTTATGCAAAACGCCATGATCATGGGGATTCTCGCCAGTTTCGCCTGCGGCGTCATCGGTTCCTACGTCGTCGTCAAGCGGATCGTATTCATCAGCGGCGGCATCGCCCATACCATCCTGGGCGGCATGGGCTTCGCGTATTATATGGGATGGCATCCCATGACCGGCGCTATTCCCTGCGCCCTCGCCGCCGCCCTCGCCATCGGCGTCGTCACGCTGCGCACGCGGACGCGGGAAGATACGATCATCGGTGCTTTATGGGCCGTCGGCATGGCGGTAGGCGTGATTTTCATTTCCCTCACGCCGGGATACAACGCCGATTTGATGAGCTATTTATTCGGCAACATCCTGATGGTCGCGCAGGAAGATATCTACGCCATTGGCCTGTTGGACGCCCTCATCGCCCTCATCGTTTTTCTTTTTTACAAGCAGTTTCTAGCAATCTGCTTCGACGAGGAATACGCTCGCTTGCAGGGAGTGCGGGTGGAAGCTATGTATCTGCTGCTTCTCTGCCTGATCGCGTTGACGGTAGTGGCTTTGATCCAGGTCGTCGGCATCATCCTCGTCATAGCCCTGCTGACGCTTCCCGCCGCCGTCGCGGGCCATTACGCCCGCAGTTTGGGACAGATGATGCTGCTCGCCGTTCTTCTGGGCATCGCCTTCACCGCTTCCGGCATGGCTGTCTCCTACCAACCCGACCTTCCCGCTGGCGCCACGATCATCATCATCGCCGGGACAGTCTATCTTCTTTCCACCTTATATAAAGAATTGAAAATCCGCGGGCAAAAACACCCCGCCGCGAATTCCTGA
- a CDS encoding ASKHA domain-containing protein, whose protein sequence is MKKLVRIEIQPLGKTVDVEAGAPLRDVLFDYGVEFPCGGRGVCRGCRIKVLNGNIPITPEQESVLTAEELAQGWRLACLCAAENDLALEIAQWEAPILADHSAFEFVPGEGLGVAVDLGTTTIAAQLLNLQTGEVLAVKSSLNPQARHGADVMSRIHFALDLDGQKILNQLIRREIGSMILDLLDSIPPENTIGSIAIAGNTAMHNLFCGINVKPLGQYPFEPLDDGLQEAPASALGWSLPGDPLVRFLPGLGGFVGSDILAGIMAVKMYESSRLAGLIDLGTNGEIVLGNRDRMVCASTAAGPAFEGARISMGMRAAAGAVSQVRVVNGELIGRVLGEIEPRGICGSGLVDAIAAGLELKKIHPSGRLNGGEEVFIVCPPVTLKQRDIRELQLAKGAIAAGVRILLDRLGAKIEEIDRVYLAGAFGNYINIQSAIRIGLLNFPPQKIVPSGNTALLGAKLSLFQFDRQKMLMEHIIKKTEHISLNEDPQFQQIYVEEMTFPDS, encoded by the coding sequence ATGAAAAAATTGGTTCGAATCGAAATTCAACCCCTGGGTAAGACAGTCGATGTCGAAGCGGGCGCGCCTTTGCGCGACGTTCTCTTCGACTACGGCGTGGAATTTCCCTGCGGCGGACGGGGCGTATGCCGGGGCTGCCGCATCAAAGTCCTCAACGGAAACATCCCCATAACGCCGGAACAGGAAAGCGTTCTGACGGCGGAGGAACTGGCGCAGGGTTGGCGGTTGGCATGCCTGTGTGCGGCGGAAAACGATCTCGCGCTGGAAATCGCGCAATGGGAAGCGCCAATTCTTGCCGATCATTCGGCGTTTGAATTCGTTCCCGGCGAAGGTTTGGGCGTCGCCGTCGATCTTGGCACGACAACCATCGCTGCGCAATTGTTGAACCTGCAAACGGGCGAAGTCCTCGCGGTTAAAAGTTCATTGAATCCCCAAGCCCGCCACGGCGCAGACGTCATGAGCCGCATCCATTTCGCTTTGGACTTGGATGGCCAGAAGATATTGAACCAACTCATCCGCCGGGAAATCGGTTCGATGATTCTCGACCTGCTCGATTCCATTCCTCCAGAAAATACTATCGGTAGCATCGCTATCGCCGGCAATACGGCGATGCACAATCTTTTTTGCGGCATCAACGTCAAGCCGTTGGGGCAATACCCTTTCGAGCCGTTGGACGATGGATTGCAGGAAGCGCCCGCGAGCGCGTTGGGATGGAGTCTTCCCGGCGATCCCCTCGTCCGTTTTCTGCCGGGGCTGGGCGGCTTTGTCGGCAGCGACATTCTCGCCGGAATCATGGCCGTGAAAATGTACGAAAGTTCCCGCCTAGCTGGACTCATCGATCTAGGCACGAATGGCGAAATCGTTTTGGGAAATCGTGATCGGATGGTCTGCGCCTCGACGGCGGCGGGACCGGCTTTCGAAGGCGCCCGCATATCGATGGGCATGAGAGCCGCCGCCGGAGCGGTGTCCCAGGTTCGCGTCGTAAACGGCGAACTGATTGGCCGCGTATTGGGCGAAATAGAGCCGCGCGGAATTTGCGGCAGCGGCCTGGTGGACGCCATCGCGGCGGGATTGGAATTGAAAAAAATTCATCCTTCGGGACGGTTGAACGGCGGAGAGGAAGTTTTCATCGTATGTCCTCCCGTTACGCTGAAACAGCGCGACATCCGGGAATTGCAATTGGCCAAAGGCGCCATTGCGGCGGGCGTCCGCATCTTGTTGGATCGCCTTGGCGCCAAGATCGAAGAGATCGACCGAGTTTATCTGGCAGGAGCGTTCGGCAATTACATCAATATCCAAAGCGCCATCCGCATCGGCTTGTTGAATTTTCCTCCGCAAAAAATCGTTCCTTCCGGCAATACGGCGCTGCTGGGAGCGAAACTATCCCTTTTTCAATTCGACCGTCAAAAAATGCTAATGGAGCATATTATTAAAAAAACCGAACATATTTCTCTGAATGAAGACCCGCAATTTCAGCAGATTTACGTCGAGGAAATGACGTTCCCCGATTCGTAA
- a CDS encoding ABC transporter ATP-binding protein — MNSRRTAVQVENLQFSYEEEIVLEDVSFCLEEKDFLGVVGPNGGGKTTLLKILLGLLKADSGIVEIFGQPPRLASRLIGYVPQQINLDKDFPINVEDVVLLGRLGEAPAVGRYRPQDRELAENALAKVDLAEFRYHRFGNLSGGQRQRALIARALVGGPRMLIMDEPTANVDSRSQKRIYDLLSALNEECAIILVSHDLGVVSQQVKHVACLNRRLVMHPTNQITGAMIEDMYHVPMKLVDHGQIV, encoded by the coding sequence ATGAATTCCAGGAGAACCGCCGTCCAAGTAGAGAATCTTCAATTCTCTTACGAAGAGGAAATCGTCTTGGAAGACGTCTCTTTTTGCTTGGAAGAGAAAGATTTTCTTGGCGTCGTCGGCCCCAATGGCGGGGGGAAAACGACATTGCTGAAAATCCTGTTGGGGTTGCTGAAGGCGGATTCGGGCATAGTGGAAATTTTCGGACAACCTCCCCGGCTGGCGTCTCGCTTGATTGGTTACGTTCCACAACAGATTAACCTCGACAAGGATTTTCCCATCAATGTAGAAGACGTAGTGCTTCTGGGCCGCTTAGGCGAAGCGCCCGCCGTCGGCCGTTACCGCCCGCAGGACCGCGAGTTGGCGGAAAACGCCCTGGCGAAAGTCGATCTGGCGGAATTCCGTTATCATCGTTTCGGCAACTTGTCCGGAGGCCAGCGGCAGCGCGCTCTTATCGCCCGCGCTCTCGTCGGCGGCCCCCGCATGTTGATTATGGACGAACCAACGGCCAATGTGGACAGCCGTTCTCAAAAACGCATTTACGATTTGCTGAGCGCTCTCAACGAAGAATGCGCCATCATTCTCGTGTCCCACGATCTGGGCGTCGTCTCTCAACAAGTCAAGCATGTGGCCTGTCTCAATCGCCGCCTGGTCATGCACCCCACGAACCAAATAACCGGCGCGATGATTGAGGATATGTATCACGTCCCCATGAAACTTGTCGATCACGGACAAATCGTCTGA
- a CDS encoding SO_0444 family Cu/Zn efflux transporter, protein MTIFYEIWRQLQIAGPYLLFGFFAAGLVNTFISAGRIASLLGERNWKSVFWASLVGVPLPLCSCSVIPTAAALRQKGASRGATASFLISTPETGVDSIALTYGVMDLTIAILRPVVSFLTALAAGMIVNRWGEHDEAAPAIESSCPRCQTQKNAAPAAPANGVAILETANRHSWLYKIFRFAYIDLSNDLAYWLALGFVLSGVIGAWLPPMIFEGWAGQGFSSLILMLVIGVPMYICASASTPIAAAMIAKGLSPGAAMVFLLAGPATNIGAIPVISKIIGRRSMILYLISIVFFSLCAGELVNLFYSAMKISPSMGINHVHAEEQTAWSVLWGAALGFLIVKGVWNRPMPKEWKSVMGAVRKPFGVKSS, encoded by the coding sequence ATGACGATTTTTTATGAAATATGGCGTCAATTACAGATTGCAGGACCCTATCTCCTGTTCGGCTTTTTTGCGGCGGGATTGGTCAATACGTTTATTTCGGCGGGACGGATCGCCTCCTTGTTGGGCGAGCGGAATTGGAAATCCGTCTTCTGGGCGTCTCTTGTCGGCGTTCCCTTGCCGCTGTGCTCCTGTTCGGTCATCCCGACGGCGGCGGCATTGCGCCAAAAAGGCGCCAGCCGGGGGGCGACGGCCTCTTTCCTCATCTCCACTCCGGAAACCGGCGTCGATTCCATCGCGCTGACGTATGGCGTCATGGACCTGACGATCGCCATCCTGCGTCCGGTTGTCTCGTTCCTGACGGCCTTGGCGGCGGGAATGATCGTCAACCGTTGGGGGGAGCATGATGAAGCGGCGCCGGCGATAGAATCGAGTTGCCCTCGTTGCCAGACCCAGAAAAACGCCGCCCCTGCTGCGCCTGCCAACGGCGTCGCGATTCTCGAAACCGCCAATCGCCATTCCTGGCTCTACAAAATTTTCCGTTTCGCCTATATTGACTTATCGAACGATCTAGCCTATTGGCTGGCGTTGGGTTTCGTTCTTTCCGGCGTCATCGGCGCATGGCTTCCGCCTATGATTTTCGAAGGATGGGCCGGGCAGGGATTCAGTTCCTTGATTCTCATGCTCGTCATCGGCGTTCCCATGTATATCTGCGCTTCCGCCTCCACGCCGATCGCCGCCGCCATGATCGCCAAAGGATTGTCTCCCGGCGCCGCTATGGTTTTTTTGCTGGCGGGACCGGCGACGAATATCGGCGCTATCCCCGTTATTTCGAAAATCATCGGACGCCGTTCCATGATTCTCTACTTGATTTCCATCGTCTTTTTCAGTTTATGCGCGGGCGAATTGGTCAATTTATTCTATTCCGCTATGAAGATTTCGCCGTCAATGGGCATCAATCACGTCCACGCCGAAGAGCAAACGGCGTGGAGCGTCCTTTGGGGAGCGGCGTTAGGCTTCTTGATCGTCAAGGGCGTATGGAACCGTCCCATGCCGAAGGAATGGAAAAGCGTCATGGGCGCCGTTAGGAAGCCGTTCGGCGTGAAATCTTCCTGA